A genomic stretch from Erigeron canadensis isolate Cc75 chromosome 9, C_canadensis_v1, whole genome shotgun sequence includes:
- the LOC122581129 gene encoding coatomer subunit delta-2-like, with the protein MVVLAAAIISKSGKALVSRQFVDMSRIRIEGLLAAFPKLVGSGKQHTYVETENVRYVYQPIETLYLILVTNKQSNILEDLDTLRLLSKVVPEFSPSLDEEGVTKYAFELIFAFDEAISLGHKESVTVAQVKQYIEMESHEERLHKLVLQSKINETKDVMKRKANEIDKSKIERGKLDKGGFSSTQSMGSMGSIGRMDSGYGNGMGISSGNNFGSGTGFGLGSDVDSFSNKSKGRPSAAVSAPSKGIGMKLGKSQKANQFLESLKAEGENIVEDVRPSVAAGRSAAPPPTDPITLTTEEKLNVTLKKDGGVTNFDVQGTLSLQVLNQDDGFIQVQIESGDNAEIKFKTHPNINKALFSNENILGSKDPNRPFPADQSGDGLGLLKWRLQSKDEADVPLNINCWPSISGNETYVSIEYDASPMFELQNVVISVPLPALREAPNVKQIDGEWRYDSRNSILEWSILLIDDANRSGAMEFVVPNADPSAFFPISVRFTAASTFSNMKVVNIIPLKDGPAPKFSQRTQLVTESYQVV; encoded by the exons ATG GTGGTTTTAGCAGCTGCTATTATCAGTAAATCTGGcaaag CTCTTGTTTCGAGGCAGTTTGTTGACATGTCTCGAATTAGAATCGAGGGGCTTCTTGCAGCTTTTCCTAAGTTGGTTGGAAGCGGGAAACAACATACCTATGTTGAGACAGAGAATGTGCGCTATGTGTACCAGCCAATTGAGACCTTGTATCTGATACTTGTGACTAACAAGCAAAGCAATATTCTTGAGGATCTGGATACACTGAGGCTTCTTTCTAAAGTT GTCCCCGAGTTTTCTCCCTCTCTAGATGAAGAAGGTGTCACCAAGTATGCTTTTGAGTTGATTTTTGCTTTTGATGAAGCCATTTCTCTTGGGCACAAAGAGAGTGTAACTGTTGCCCAGGTGAAACAATACATTGAGATGGAGAGTCATGAAGAGAGATTGCACAAATTGGTATTGCAGAGCAAAATTAATGAAACCAAGGATGTTATGAAGCGTAAAGCTAATGAGATTGATAAAAGCAAG ATTGAAAGGGGCAAATTGGATAAAGGTGGATTTTCATCCACTCAATCAATGGGTTCGATGGGTTCAATTGGAAGAATGGACAGTGGCTATGGTAATGGTATGGGTATATCCAGTGGTAATAATTTTGGAAGTGGTACTGGATTTGGATTAGGCTCTGATGTCGATTCCTTTTCAAACAAGTCTAAAG GTCGTCCAAGTGCAGCTGTTAGTGCTCCAAGTAAAGGGATAGGTATGAAGCTTGGCAAATCACAAAAGGCAAACCAGTTCCTGGAATCGCTGAAAGCAGAAGGTGAGAATATTGTAGAAGATGTGCGGCCAAGTGTAGCTGCAGGCAGATCAGCTGCTCCACCACCCACCGACCCTATCACTCTAACAACTGAAGAAAAGCTCAATGTGACCTTGAAGAAAGATGGTGGTGTCACCAACTTTGATGTGCAGGGCACTTTGTCTCTTCAAGTACTTAACCAGGATGATGGGTTCATCCAAGTTCAG ATTGAGAGTGGGGATAATGCAGAAATTAAATTCAAGACACATCCTAACATCAACAAAGCATTGTTTTCCAATGAGAATATACTGGGATCCAAGGATCCTAACCGTCCATTCCCTGCTGACCAGTCTGGTGATGGCCTTGGTCTCCTGAAATGGAGATTGCAAAGTAAAGATGAGGCAGATGTGCCCCTGAACA TTAATTGCTGGCCCTCTATCTCTGGAAATGAAACTTACGTTAGCATTGAGTATGATGCCTCACCAATGTTTGAGTTACAAAATGTCGTTATTTCTGTTCCTCTTCCGGCACTCAGAGAGGCACCAAATGTCAAGCAGATCGATGGAGAATGGAG GTATGACTCCAGAAATTCGATATTGGAGTGGTCGATACTTCTCATTGATGACGCAAACCGCAG TGGTGCGATGGAGTTTGTTGTTCCTAATGCTGATCCGTCAGCGTTTTTCCCCATTTCTGTCCGGTTCACTGCAGCGTCTACTTTTAGCAACATGAAG GTTGTGAATATTATCCCCCTAAAAGACGGACCTGCTCCAAAATTTTCTCAGAGAACACAATTGGTCACAGAAAGCTACCAAGTTGTTTGA